A region from the Plutella xylostella chromosome 8, ilPluXylo3.1, whole genome shotgun sequence genome encodes:
- the LOC105394694 gene encoding acyl-coenzyme A thioesterase 13: protein MVDKGAKVAELFTKAIATTKCFDQHLRKLKVLHCGEGRMVTEFRVGPEHLNQRGTLHGGFIAHIVDAVSTYALTTNQTVDTRGVSVDLSVSYYTAAREGDNIEVEAITKKTGKKIAFLEVEVRNKDNNKVLAAGRHTKYIGI, encoded by the exons ATGGTCGACAAAGGTGCTAAAGTGGCCGAGTTGTTCACAAAAGCTATCGCAACTACGAAATGCTTTGATCAACATTTGAGAAAG CTGAAAGTGCTTCACTGTGGGGAGGGCAGGATGGTGACAGAATTCCGCGTGGGCCCGGAGCACCTGAACCAGCGGGGCACCCTGCACGGGGGGTTCATTGCGCACATCGTGGATGCTGTGTCCACATACGCACTCACCACCAACCAGACTGTGGACACCCGGGGTGTCTCCGTCGACCTCAGTGTCAG tTACTACACAGCGGCGCGGGAAGGCGACAACATAGAGGTGGAAGCAATCACCAAGAAAACTGGGAAGAAAATAGCTTTCCTAGAAGTTGAAGTCAGAAATAAGGACAACAACAAAGTGCTAGCGGCCGGCCGGCACACCAAGTACATTGGTATCTaa
- the LOC105394697 gene encoding beta-mannosidase produces MGPHSSLGAASAMRWFVLVLAACSAGHGSMLELSLDSDSGNVQWVVENQNGSISVPGRVPGGVYSDLRRAGVLPDLLWQDNDVATRWVSYDNFTYSTNFQVHAEHLATRAANLVLGGVDTVAFVELNGRPVGATNNMFVRYVFDVKPYLKEGLNTLRVSFASAVLAAARRSARHYAAPACVPGVYRGECHANQLRKMQASFAWDWGPAAPGQGLWKSAFIEFYDSAIIRTVTTQITREDKQWRLRVKVYLELAGRQETGELLARLALGAQGAVTVAKEVTLVARGDGTANAEIDMIVSENVVSLWWPNGYGAQPLYNLTVTFSSNSSQETSSKSVRVGFRTVEVVEQDIAEVLGNMTQSTGLTFYLRVNGYPLFMKGSNWIPAHILPELGGDEDRVDNLLQAAVEAHMNMVRVWGGGVYERERFYQRCDKLGLLVWQDLMFACSMYPTDKEFLDTVRVEIEQNVLSLQHHPSLALWGGNNENEVALRGSWYTHPSEFDKYKAEYIKLYVDTIKPIVHSLDPSRRYVVSSPSNGLESEREGYIAANPYSPNYGDTHYYNYLADGWSFDIYPLTRFASEYGFQSLPSLTTLKTATNKSEDLSLDSEFMAHRQHSPNGYSFIESEMNRHLQLFKNDTKYFEKFIFYSQISQAMSIKTETEFYRQSQATWFTMGALYWQLNDVWQAPSWSGIEYGGKWKMLHYFAKSFFAPVLVSPRLHLTGKVDVYLLNDRLVPLLAGQLLVEVFNWTSLTPVDSKTYTVSAKPLSAQKQDITLDLWKQNKKEVFLRFSLKAEGVAWSPMNYVFPVPLKDVVGLQKPTIQITVSHRIRLHSGETQHIVHIVTDRVVLFLWLEAPAPGRFRDNGFILTQPYLRTAFLTTGNITTSELQKAITYQYYLNEIS; encoded by the exons ATGGGACCACACTCCTCGCTCGGAGCCGCATCAGCCATGCGCTGGTTCGTGCTGGTGCTTGCGGCGTGCTCGGCCGGGCACGGCTCGATGCTCGAACTGAGTCTGGACTCGGATAGTGGGAATGTGCAGTGGGTGGTCGAGAATCAGAATGGGT CGATCTCGGTCCCGGGGCGCGTCCCGGGCGGCGTGTACTCCGACCTGCGCCGCGCGGGGGTGCTCCCCGACCTGCTGTGGCAGGACAATGACGTCGCCACCAGATGGGTCAGCTACGATAACTTCACATATAGCACCAACTTCCAAG TGCATGCCGAGCACCTGGCGACTCGTGCAGCTAACCTGGTGCTGGGGGGCGTGGACACCGTGGCCTTCGTGGAGCTGAACGGCCGGCCCGTGGGCGCCACTAACAACATGTTCGTCAGATACGTGTTCGACGTCAAGCCTTATTTGAAG GAAGGCCTGAACACGCTCCGCGTATCATTCGCGTCAGCAgtgctggcggcggcgcggcgctcggCGCGGCACTACGCGGCGCCGGCGTGCGTGCCCGGAGTGTACCGCGGCGAGTGCCACGCCAACCAGCTGCGCAAGATGCAGGCCTCCTTCGCCTGGGACTGGGGGCCCGCCGCGCCCGGACAGGGACTCTG GAAATCAGCGTTTATCGAGTTCTACGACAGCGCGATCATCCGCACCGTCACCACCCAGATCACTAGAGAAGACAAGCAGTGGAGGCTGCGGGTGAAGGTCTACTTGGAGCTGGCTGGGCGGCAAGAAACAGGCGAGCTTTTGGCGCGGCTGGCGCTGGGCGCGCAGGGGGCGGTCACTGTGGCGAAGGAAGTGACGCTCGTCGCCAGGGGTGACGGGACGGCTAATGCGGAGATCGACATGATCGTCAGTGAG AACGTAGTGAGCCTGTGGTGGCCCAACGGCTACGGCGCGCAGCCGCTGTACAACCTGACCGTGACCTTCAGCAGCAACTCCTCACAAGAGACCAGCTCCAAGAGCGTCCGCGTCGGGTTTAGGACGGTGGAGGTCGTGGAGCAGGATATCGCTGAAGTGCTGG GCAACATGACGCAGTCGACGGGGCTGACGTTCTACCTGAGGGTGAACGGCTACCCGCTGTTCATGAAGGGCTCCAACTGGATCCCCGCGCACATCCTGCCCGAGCTCGGCGGAGATGAGGATAGAG TGGACAACCTGCTCCAGGCGGCAGTGGAGGCGCACATGAACATGGTCCGCGTGTGGGGCGGCGGCGTGTACGAGCGCGAGCGGTTCTACCAACGCTGCGACAAGCTCGGGCTGCTGGTGTGGCAGGACCTCATGTTCGCCTGCTCCATGTACCCCACTGACAAGGAGTTTTTAGA CACAGTCCGAGTGGAAATTGAACAGAATGTGCTAAGCCTACAGCACCACCCTTCCCTGGCCCTGTGGGGCGGCAACAACGAGAACGAAGTGGCCCTGCGCGGTAGCTGGTACACGCACCCCAGCGAGTTCGACAAATACAAGGCGGAGTACATCAAGCTGTACGTCGACACCATCAAGCCCATAGTCCATTCATTAGACCCGAGCAGAAGATATGTCGTTTCTAGCCCCTCGAACGGCCTCGAGTCGGAAAGAGAAGGGTATATCGCGGCCAACCCTTACAGCCCTAACTACGGAGACACTCACTACTACAACTATTTAGCGGATGGCTGGAGCTTCGACATCTACCCTCTTACACGCTTTGCCTCGGAATACGGATTCCAGTCCCTCCCGTCTCTCACAACGCTAAAGACGGCAACGAATAAGTCCGAGGATTTGAGCCTAGACAGTGAGTTCATGGCGCACCGACAACACAGCCCGAATGGCTACAGCTTTATCGAGAGCGAGATGAACAGACACTTGCAGCTGTTTAAAAACGACACCAAGTATTTCGAGAAGTTCATTTTTTACAGTCAG ATATCGCAAGCCATGTCCATAAAGACGGAGACGGAGTTCTACCGGCAGAGCCAGGCCACGTGGTTCACGATGGGCGCGCTGTACTGGCAGCTCAACGACGTGTGGCAGGCGCCCTCCTGGTCCGGCATCG AATACGGAGGCAAGTGGAAGATGCTGCATTACTTCGCGAAGTCATTCTTCGCTCCTGTCCTGGTCTCCCCGCGTCTCCATTTGACCGGGAAAGTGGACGTGTACCTCCTCAACGACCGCCTCGTGCCCCTCCTGGCGGGGCAGCTGCTGGTCGAGGTCTTCAACTGGACCAGCCTCACCCCTGTAGACTCAAAGACCTATACCGTAAGCGCTAAGCCGCTGAGCGCTCAGAAACAGGACATAACCCTGGACCTCTGGAAGCAGAATAAGAAGGAGGTGTTTCTGAGGTTCTCGTTGAAGGCCGAAGGCGTCGCGTGGTCTCCCATGAACTATGTCTTCCCGGTGCCGCTGAAGGATGTTGTGGGGTTGCAAAAGCCAACTAtacag ATAACGGTATCCCACCGCATCCGCCTCCACTCTGGCGAGACGCAGCACATCGTGCACATCGTCACAGACCGCGTGGTGCTGTTCCTGTGGCTGGAGGCGCCGGCTCCGGGCCGCTTCCGGGACAACGGGTTCATCCTCACGCAGCCCTACCTGCGCACCGCCTTCCTCACCACGGGGAATATCACCACGAGTGAGCTACAGAAGGCTATCACGTACCAGTATTATTTGAACGAGATTTCGTAG